Proteins found in one Methylobacter sp. S3L5C genomic segment:
- a CDS encoding NYN domain-containing protein — translation MDKVAIFVDVQNIYYTTKQSYQRHFNYSAFWTQATANRTVIGAFAYAIDKGDSKQLGFQKILKNIGFEVKLKPYIQRCDGSAKGDWDVGITLDVMEYAAKADIVILLSGDGDFDLLLNKVGSTYPVTTEVYGVPALTAPSLINAANRFIAIDDKLLL, via the coding sequence ATGGACAAAGTCGCCATCTTTGTAGATGTGCAAAATATTTATTACACTACCAAGCAAAGCTATCAACGACATTTTAACTACAGTGCATTCTGGACTCAGGCAACTGCCAACAGGACAGTTATCGGCGCGTTTGCTTATGCCATCGATAAAGGTGACAGCAAGCAACTGGGCTTTCAAAAAATACTGAAAAACATCGGTTTTGAAGTCAAACTTAAGCCTTATATACAGCGTTGTGACGGTTCTGCCAAAGGCGACTGGGATGTCGGTATTACGCTTGATGTAATGGAGTATGCCGCAAAAGCGGATATCGTTATTTTGTTATCCGGCGATGGTGACTTTGATCTGCTGTTAAATAAAGTAGGCAGCACTTACCCTGTTACCACTGAAGTCTACGGCGTACCGGCACTGACCGCCCCATCGCTAATCAACGCGGCCAACCGCTTTATCGCAATTGACGATAAATTGCTGCTGTAA
- a CDS encoding VPLPA-CTERM sorting domain-containing protein: MKPTKIAKAVAMAITGTVMSVGAISNASASSTTMYNLSTYEGNDFSSNTTACAPCNGGAGTDGWVWGFNGAPLGSTNSVAAWAGTGGTNTTPFGYNGGGVLHWGVHMTANGTAEISSQDSLTRYGVGADIDTAKGAWSDQGLSGAQGWRHDVDFGLFKSDVGGTVTVNAQGINQSGTNFGFTIFKGMDTSTVDYNHHGSWNLGNNTQLSAPTSSSLPKGNTSFSVADMVAYSIGGTTPSNLNTISFNAEAGQIYTIALGGYRNGSWGATQDGYKLSISAVPVPGAVWLFGSAMAGLIGLRGRKKSTT; encoded by the coding sequence ATGAAACCAACCAAAATCGCTAAAGCCGTTGCCATGGCAATCACCGGTACCGTAATGTCTGTAGGCGCTATCAGCAATGCCTCGGCATCGTCGACAACCATGTACAATTTGTCGACTTATGAAGGCAATGATTTCAGTAGCAATACCACAGCTTGTGCGCCCTGCAATGGTGGCGCAGGAACCGATGGCTGGGTCTGGGGATTTAACGGCGCACCATTAGGTTCAACGAACTCGGTTGCGGCTTGGGCAGGCACCGGTGGCACCAACACCACACCGTTTGGCTACAACGGTGGCGGTGTTCTGCATTGGGGAGTACACATGACTGCAAACGGTACGGCAGAAATTTCCAGCCAGGATTCCCTGACCCGTTATGGTGTTGGCGCTGACATCGATACCGCCAAAGGCGCATGGAGCGACCAGGGATTGAGCGGTGCACAAGGCTGGCGACATGATGTGGACTTTGGCCTGTTTAAATCGGATGTCGGTGGCACGGTTACCGTCAATGCCCAAGGCATTAACCAAAGTGGCACCAATTTTGGATTCACCATCTTTAAAGGTATGGACACCAGCACTGTCGATTATAACCATCATGGTTCATGGAACCTGGGCAACAACACTCAACTAAGCGCACCTACATCATCTTCCCTACCAAAGGGTAATACGTCTTTCTCTGTTGCCGATATGGTTGCCTACAGCATTGGCGGCACTACGCCAAGCAACCTGAATACCATCAGTTTTAATGCCGAAGCAGGTCAAATTTATACCATCGCCCTTGGCGGCTATAGAAATGGCTCATGGGGTGCAACTCAAGACGGTTATAAATTAAGCATCAGTGCCGTACCGGTACCCGGCGCGGTTTGGTTGTTTGGTAGTGCCATGGCCGGCTTGATTGGTTTACGTGGTCGTAAAAAAAGCACGACCTAA
- a CDS encoding pyrimidine/purine nucleoside phosphorylase, producing MSEFNNVSVIKKANVYFGGNVSSRTINFADGSSKTLGFMLPGEYTFNTADKELMEIIDGDLDVLLPKTNQWQKITGGESFAVPANSAFTVKINAPTDYCCSFIK from the coding sequence ATGTCAGAATTTAATAACGTATCCGTGATAAAAAAAGCCAACGTCTATTTCGGCGGTAACGTCAGCAGTCGCACGATTAATTTTGCCGACGGTTCATCAAAAACATTGGGTTTTATGTTGCCGGGCGAATATACGTTCAACACCGCTGATAAAGAATTGATGGAAATCATCGATGGTGACCTTGATGTTTTACTACCTAAAACCAACCAATGGCAAAAAATAACCGGCGGTGAATCATTTGCGGTGCCGGCCAATTCTGCATTTACGGTAAAAATCAACGCGCCTACAGATTACTGCTGCTCTTTTATCAAATAA
- a CDS encoding FAD:protein FMN transferase, producing the protein MTPMLLKLYRFPFRAMGSPCEIQLYAGDKQSAQCVADKAMADVWLIEARYSRYREDSVLSAINHVASKGGVVPIDEETAALLHYADTCYQQSNGLFDITSGVLRGAWDFKAQTLPKKAVIKQLLRGVGWNKVQLSSTHIAFKNAGMQLDFGGIGKEYAVDRAAVICREQGIEHGLVDLGGDIKIIGPHPDGRPWSVGLRHPRKLGALLANVNVYEGAVASSGDYERCMVVNGQRYGHVINPKTGWPVNGLIGVTVLARQCVIAGSACTIAMLMEKCGKQWLNDLGVPHIWMDSQGKVGGQLN; encoded by the coding sequence ATGACTCCCATGCTTTTAAAGCTCTACCGTTTTCCCTTTCGTGCGATGGGTTCGCCTTGTGAAATTCAACTTTATGCTGGCGATAAGCAGTCCGCGCAGTGTGTCGCAGATAAAGCGATGGCGGATGTATGGCTTATAGAAGCGCGGTATTCAAGATATCGCGAGGATAGTGTGTTGTCTGCCATAAACCATGTCGCGTCCAAAGGCGGGGTAGTGCCGATAGATGAAGAAACGGCGGCATTACTTCATTATGCGGATACTTGTTATCAGCAAAGTAACGGTTTGTTTGATATTACTTCCGGTGTATTGCGAGGCGCTTGGGATTTTAAAGCACAAACTTTACCCAAAAAAGCTGTCATTAAACAACTGCTACGCGGCGTAGGCTGGAACAAAGTACAGTTAAGTTCGACGCATATTGCTTTTAAAAATGCCGGGATGCAACTGGATTTTGGTGGTATTGGCAAAGAATACGCTGTTGACAGGGCGGCAGTTATTTGCCGTGAGCAGGGCATTGAACATGGCTTGGTCGATTTGGGCGGCGATATTAAAATCATTGGCCCACATCCCGACGGCAGGCCTTGGTCTGTCGGTCTAAGGCATCCGCGCAAGCTCGGTGCTTTGTTGGCAAACGTCAATGTTTATGAGGGCGCGGTAGCCAGTAGTGGCGATTATGAGCGCTGTATGGTTGTTAATGGCCAGCGCTATGGGCATGTAATAAATCCTAAAACCGGCTGGCCGGTTAATGGCTTGATTGGCGTAACCGTATTAGCCAGGCAGTGTGTGATTGCCGGGAGTGCTTGTACGATTGCCATGCTCATGGAAAAATGCGGTAAACAATGGCTTAATGATTTGGGCGTACCGCATATCTGGATGGATAGCCAAGGAAAAGTTGGCGGGCAACTGAATTAG
- a CDS encoding FAD-binding oxidoreductase — protein MTIDYLIIGQGLAGSLLAWELIQRGCKIIIVDNGKENASQIAAGLINPVTGMRFVKSVDVDSLLPTAKQCYSELADFFQQSFYREKPMLRLFRSAKELNHCLKRLHNPDYHDYLAAITPPDQTIKNLITPFGLLEQKQTGYLLTRPLLACLKDFFIARQCYRLANINYQDIQLQPTLRWQDISPKQIIFCEGHHATGNPWFSWLPFQLVKGEILTLEHQSQLPDKILNFGGWLIPLNPNNIRVGATFDRENLNNLPTECGKNALLTALNTISTDLTPVKLLNHQANIRPCTLDKQPFIGHHPQYSQLAIFNGFGAKGSLQIPEFCRHFADYLLTNTPLPSNIQRHYATHFTG, from the coding sequence ATGACTATCGATTACTTAATTATCGGCCAGGGCTTGGCGGGCAGCTTACTGGCATGGGAACTCATACAACGGGGTTGCAAGATTATTATCGTTGATAATGGCAAGGAAAACGCCTCACAAATCGCCGCAGGCTTAATCAACCCGGTGACCGGTATGCGTTTTGTAAAATCTGTGGATGTAGACAGCTTGTTACCCACGGCAAAACAGTGTTATTCAGAATTGGCCGATTTTTTTCAGCAGTCTTTTTATAGAGAAAAACCCATGCTGCGACTTTTTCGCAGTGCCAAAGAATTAAACCATTGCCTTAAGCGACTTCATAATCCTGATTATCACGACTATTTGGCTGCAATAACGCCACCTGACCAAACCATAAAAAACCTGATAACACCTTTCGGCTTGTTGGAGCAAAAACAAACCGGTTATCTATTAACCCGGCCATTATTAGCGTGTTTAAAAGATTTTTTTATTGCCAGACAATGTTACCGACTCGCAAATATTAATTACCAGGACATTCAACTGCAACCGACTTTACGCTGGCAGGATATTTCGCCCAAACAGATTATTTTCTGCGAAGGTCATCATGCCACCGGTAATCCCTGGTTTTCCTGGCTGCCTTTTCAATTAGTAAAAGGTGAAATTTTAACGCTGGAACATCAAAGCCAGTTACCTGATAAAATACTTAATTTCGGCGGTTGGTTAATTCCTTTAAACCCTAATAACATTCGTGTTGGTGCAACATTTGATAGAGAAAACTTGAACAATCTGCCTACCGAATGCGGAAAAAATGCTTTATTAACAGCGCTTAACACTATTTCGACTGATTTGACGCCAGTAAAATTACTTAATCATCAAGCCAATATTCGGCCCTGTACTCTGGACAAACAGCCTTTCATAGGCCATCACCCACAATATTCGCAACTCGCTATTTTTAACGGTTTTGGCGCTAAAGGCAGCTTGCAAATACCCGAATTTTGTCGGCATTTCGCTGACTACTTATTAACTAACACGCCCCTGCCCTCCAACATTCAACGCCATTATGCAACGCATTTCACTGGTTGA
- a CDS encoding class I SAM-dependent methyltransferase: MQRISLVDTAHNFIKEILHSGAIAIDATVGNGHDTLFLVKQVGPSGQVFGFDIQQTAIASTRAKFLQTPGMQCLTLIHASHADMSEKIPVNYHGNISVIMFNLGYLPGGDKNIITCTDSTITALHCSCELISSQGIITVMAYPGHPGGDLETAQVKSWCEQLDKDRFKVDIIYSADNKDSAPRLFVIQKRH, translated from the coding sequence ATGCAACGCATTTCACTGGTTGACACCGCCCATAATTTTATCAAAGAAATTCTTCATTCTGGCGCTATTGCCATTGATGCAACCGTGGGTAACGGCCATGATACTTTATTTTTGGTCAAGCAAGTCGGTCCATCAGGCCAGGTTTTCGGCTTTGATATACAACAAACTGCCATAGCATCAACCCGGGCAAAATTCCTGCAAACACCGGGTATGCAATGCTTGACGTTAATACATGCGAGCCATGCAGACATGAGTGAAAAAATCCCCGTAAACTATCACGGCAATATCAGCGTGATCATGTTTAACCTGGGCTATTTACCGGGTGGTGATAAAAACATCATCACTTGCACGGATTCAACAATAACGGCTTTACACTGTTCTTGCGAGTTAATATCCAGCCAAGGTATTATTACGGTAATGGCTTATCCTGGCCATCCAGGTGGCGATCTGGAAACGGCTCAAGTTAAAAGCTGGTGTGAGCAACTGGATAAGGATCGTTTTAAAGTTGACATCATTTACAGCGCAGACAATAAAGACTCTGCACCCAGACTTTTTGTCATTCAAAAGAGGCACTAA
- a CDS encoding murein hydrolase activator EnvC, whose translation MRKKLFFVLLLGTWLNQGYAEDLQTNPELNELNKVESDINGVTQTLQQLAEQKDALQSLLAEIERHYGEIAASLKTLQGQIEKKRDGLDKIRDDMQGYQAEVDKLSKQLADQIRVAYAIGEKEKLKLLLNQQDPVLSSRMMVYFNYFNKDRIKKLTDIEKAVQHLDQLDQQKQAETKLLEQDLERKKTEQAVFDEARKQRNDLLVKIDTDFSSNEQQLSQLQESENRLKNLMASLPVTEAELAVDPDQLIASPLSVDQSAQPKVDFSSLKGKLSWPVNGKLAQKFGSARTTGTWDGVLIDANEGQEIKAVTAGKVVYAEWMRSYGLLLIIDHGQGYMTLYAFNQSLYKQAGDFVGTGDIIASVGQSGGRSQSGLYFGIRNKGVPIDPLEWCQR comes from the coding sequence ATGAGAAAAAAGCTGTTTTTTGTTTTATTGCTGGGTACTTGGCTTAATCAGGGTTATGCAGAGGATTTGCAGACTAACCCTGAGCTCAACGAGCTTAATAAGGTTGAGTCAGACATTAATGGTGTTACACAGACCTTGCAGCAACTCGCAGAGCAAAAAGATGCTTTGCAGAGCTTGTTGGCCGAAATTGAAAGGCACTATGGTGAAATAGCGGCTTCATTGAAAACATTACAGGGTCAAATTGAGAAAAAACGTGATGGTCTGGACAAAATTCGCGATGATATGCAAGGTTATCAGGCTGAAGTAGATAAGTTAAGCAAGCAATTGGCCGATCAAATAAGAGTTGCTTATGCTATTGGCGAAAAAGAAAAATTAAAGTTACTTCTTAACCAGCAAGATCCGGTTTTATCTAGCCGGATGATGGTTTATTTTAATTATTTCAACAAAGACCGAATAAAGAAACTGACTGATATAGAAAAGGCTGTTCAGCATCTGGACCAGTTGGATCAGCAAAAACAAGCTGAAACCAAGCTGTTGGAACAAGATCTGGAGCGAAAGAAAACAGAGCAAGCGGTTTTTGATGAGGCCAGAAAGCAAAGAAATGATTTGTTAGTGAAAATTGATACCGACTTTTCTTCAAATGAACAACAATTAAGTCAGTTGCAGGAAAGTGAAAACAGACTGAAAAATTTGATGGCTTCTTTACCTGTTACCGAAGCCGAGCTTGCTGTTGATCCCGATCAGTTAATAGCATCGCCTTTATCCGTGGATCAGTCTGCTCAGCCAAAAGTTGATTTCTCTTCACTCAAAGGTAAGTTGTCTTGGCCTGTTAATGGTAAGTTGGCACAAAAATTTGGGAGTGCCCGAACAACCGGTACTTGGGATGGCGTGTTGATTGATGCGAATGAAGGTCAGGAAATTAAGGCTGTTACCGCTGGTAAAGTCGTTTATGCGGAGTGGATGCGTAGTTATGGTTTGTTGCTTATTATTGATCACGGTCAGGGGTATATGACGCTGTATGCCTTTAATCAGAGTCTTTATAAGCAAGCAGGTGATTTTGTAGGGACTGGAGATATTATCGCTTCTGTTGGACAAAGTGGTGGGCGTAGCCAGTCCGGGTTATATTTTGGAATACGCAATAAAGGTGTGCCCATTGATCCGCTTGAATGGTGCCAAAGGTAA
- a CDS encoding cytochrome c peroxidase — translation MKFLPQIMLVFGLLITQAVYAHGPIPYPLQNVPLPPVPGLLDGTSPIVVDKNMAIALGKALFWDMNVGSDGQACGSCHYHAGADARDKNQINPGEKSSNASGQTFDMLPSGTGGGPNYTVKLSDFPLYRYPNPLDKSNSVPTYITDDVVSSAGTFSGAFKGANPFNGANDSCDRSADPVFHIGNTGTRRVEPRNTPTVINDIFNYRNFWDGRANNIFNGSSTWGDRDPSAGIWVTSGARSVVKQRLHLENSSLASLAMGPPLNASEMSCRGRNLAAIGRKLLLRKPLQNQKVHDEDSVFAPLNLTLSTANDLKAGLNTTYKAMITKAFNKKYWSYNALGPFGAPAPGQMPYNQTEANFSLFFGIALQMYQATLISDQAPIDLTQRVPATYVPTWLGLGYSPEKIVSLKNGHDLFISNHCNLCHGGPTITIASVATNALLVTPTTGKTFGPASSPRAYGPQALGPQFGAQAVGISRFTNVIVRDETEGGPKLMDFGFANTGVADPDSDPGVGGVDDFGQPLSFSAQYLDYLQGNPAKKILDPGVTSVRTCNFIPEVPFATNVPDADDWRFTNVDGLIANSSSQFCFDPDSTYMPTVAAAIANVNTQKMAIASKAAFKIPSLRNVELTGPYMHNGSMATLEEVIEFYSRHGNVDNIDKHAIVNGLTLGTPGDLDVPEAQRAKNRADVIAFLKTFTDDRVRYEKAPFDHPEIIVPYGHEGNAVAVNAGNPLSPVLAKDEVLVIPAVGANGKADPLLPFDQLIAH, via the coding sequence ATGAAATTTCTCCCTCAAATTATGCTGGTCTTCGGGTTGCTAATAACGCAAGCTGTTTATGCGCATGGTCCGATACCTTACCCCTTGCAAAATGTACCGTTGCCTCCTGTTCCCGGCCTTTTGGATGGTACCAGTCCTATCGTGGTTGATAAAAACATGGCTATTGCTTTAGGCAAGGCTTTGTTTTGGGACATGAATGTGGGCAGTGACGGTCAGGCCTGTGGCTCATGCCATTATCATGCAGGCGCTGATGCGAGAGATAAAAATCAGATTAATCCCGGTGAGAAAAGCAGCAATGCCAGCGGACAAACATTTGACATGCTGCCTTCAGGTACTGGCGGCGGCCCTAACTATACGGTAAAACTTTCCGATTTTCCGCTCTACCGATATCCCAATCCGCTGGATAAAAGTAACAGCGTTCCAACTTATATTACCGATGACGTGGTGTCCTCGGCGGGTACTTTCAGTGGCGCCTTTAAGGGAGCCAATCCGTTTAACGGCGCAAATGATAGTTGCGACCGGAGCGCCGATCCTGTTTTTCATATTGGCAACACAGGTACTCGACGCGTAGAACCCAGAAACACACCGACGGTTATAAATGACATATTTAATTACCGTAACTTTTGGGATGGCCGCGCCAATAACATTTTTAACGGCAGTAGTACTTGGGGTGATCGCGACCCCAGCGCTGGTATTTGGGTAACCAGCGGCGCTCGCTCAGTTGTTAAACAGCGTTTACATCTGGAAAACTCATCGCTTGCTTCACTGGCCATGGGACCACCACTCAATGCCAGCGAAATGAGTTGCCGTGGTCGTAATCTGGCGGCAATAGGCAGAAAGTTACTCCTGCGCAAACCCTTACAAAACCAGAAAGTGCATGATGAAGACAGCGTTTTTGCCCCCTTAAACTTAACCTTAAGTACCGCAAACGACTTAAAAGCAGGCTTAAATACTACTTATAAAGCCATGATTACCAAGGCGTTTAATAAAAAATATTGGTCATATAATGCGCTTGGCCCTTTTGGTGCACCAGCCCCCGGGCAAATGCCGTATAACCAAACGGAAGCCAACTTCTCGCTATTTTTTGGTATTGCTTTGCAAATGTATCAAGCAACCCTGATATCTGATCAAGCGCCTATTGATTTAACACAACGTGTTCCTGCCACCTATGTGCCAACTTGGCTGGGTTTGGGTTATAGTCCTGAAAAGATTGTTTCGCTAAAAAACGGGCATGACTTGTTTATCAGCAACCATTGTAATCTATGCCATGGCGGCCCAACCATCACCATTGCATCAGTTGCTACCAATGCCCTGTTGGTAACCCCTACCACCGGAAAAACCTTTGGTCCGGCGTCCTCTCCCAGAGCATATGGCCCTCAAGCATTAGGTCCACAATTTGGCGCTCAGGCAGTAGGAATAAGCCGGTTTACCAATGTCATTGTTCGTGATGAAACGGAAGGTGGCCCCAAGTTAATGGACTTTGGCTTTGCCAATACCGGCGTTGCCGATCCTGATTCTGACCCTGGTGTTGGTGGGGTTGATGATTTTGGCCAGCCTCTATCTTTTAGCGCGCAATATCTGGATTACCTACAAGGCAATCCTGCCAAAAAGATCCTTGATCCGGGTGTCACCTCGGTACGAACCTGTAACTTTATCCCTGAAGTGCCTTTTGCAACCAATGTACCGGATGCCGATGACTGGCGTTTTACTAATGTAGATGGCTTGATCGCCAACAGTAGCAGCCAATTTTGCTTTGATCCTGATTCAACGTATATGCCAACCGTAGCAGCTGCTATAGCTAACGTAAACACGCAGAAAATGGCGATAGCAAGCAAGGCCGCCTTTAAAATACCCAGCTTGCGTAATGTCGAATTGACCGGGCCTTATATGCACAATGGCAGTATGGCTACTCTGGAAGAAGTTATAGAGTTTTACTCACGACATGGGAATGTTGACAACATCGACAAACACGCCATCGTCAATGGCCTCACTCTAGGCACTCCGGGTGATTTAGATGTTCCTGAAGCCCAACGCGCAAAAAATCGTGCAGACGTTATCGCTTTTTTAAAAACCTTTACCGATGACCGTGTGCGTTATGAAAAAGCACCGTTTGATCACCCAGAGATTATTGTGCCTTACGGCCATGAAGGTAATGCTGTCGCTGTCAATGCCGGCAATCCTTTAAGCCCTGTTCTGGCCAAGGATGAAGTACTGGTGATTCCTGCCGTAGGTGCCAATGGTAAAGCCGACCCGTTGCTGCCTTTTGATCAACTGATAGCACATTAA
- the gpmI gene encoding 2,3-bisphosphoglycerate-independent phosphoglycerate mutase yields MLNRPKPLVLLIIDGFGYSLEQESNAITMANTPCWDQLQKDYPMTLLDCSGHSVGLPDDQMGNSEVGHIHIGTGRYVPQDFSKVNDAITDGSFYTNPVLCRAVDHAKDKGKALHIMGLLSPGGVHSHEEQISAMVELAAKRGLSKIYLHAFLDGRDVPPKSATASIQLLEAKFAALGVGRIVSIIGRFYAMDRDNRWDRVKSAYNLIVKGEAGFFVDSALQGLATAYERGETDEFVLPTAVVDSEGQAVVLDPEDSVVFMNFRADRAREISQAITLTTFDSFDRGCEPFQGYFCTLTEYHQDFGYDIAFPSVDIKNCLGEYLSVLGMKQLRLAETEKYAHVTFFLNGGVDTPFPGEDRILVPSPKVRTYDLQPEMNAGEVTDHLVEAITGGKYDVIICNYANCDMVGHTGIIPAAILAVEAVDKALQRVVDALKSVDGQLLLTADHGNIEQMLDKVTGQPHTAHTTNQVPLVYVGGHKPLASGGGLSDLAPTMLAILGVEQPVEMTGRSLINVA; encoded by the coding sequence ATGTTGAACCGACCTAAGCCTTTAGTTTTGCTGATTATTGATGGATTTGGTTACTCATTGGAGCAAGAGAGTAATGCCATTACGATGGCCAATACACCTTGTTGGGATCAGTTACAAAAAGATTATCCCATGACCTTATTGGATTGTTCCGGTCACTCGGTTGGCTTGCCTGATGACCAAATGGGTAATTCTGAAGTGGGGCATATTCATATAGGCACAGGACGATATGTTCCCCAAGATTTTTCCAAGGTGAATGATGCGATAACCGATGGCAGTTTTTATACCAATCCAGTGCTTTGTCGTGCCGTTGATCATGCCAAAGATAAAGGTAAAGCTCTACATATTATGGGCTTGTTGTCACCCGGTGGCGTCCATAGTCACGAAGAGCAAATTTCGGCGATGGTCGAACTGGCAGCAAAACGAGGCTTAAGCAAAATTTATCTGCATGCATTTTTGGATGGCCGGGATGTTCCTCCTAAAAGTGCAACAGCTTCCATTCAATTATTGGAAGCAAAATTTGCTGCACTTGGTGTTGGTCGTATCGTTTCCATAATAGGGCGTTTTTATGCAATGGATAGAGACAATCGTTGGGATAGGGTAAAATCTGCCTACAATTTGATTGTTAAAGGCGAAGCCGGCTTTTTTGTTGATTCTGCCTTGCAAGGATTAGCAACAGCTTACGAAAGAGGCGAGACGGATGAGTTTGTTTTACCGACGGCTGTTGTCGATAGTGAAGGTCAGGCAGTTGTCCTTGATCCTGAAGACTCGGTAGTATTTATGAATTTTCGGGCTGATCGGGCGCGCGAAATTTCTCAGGCAATAACCCTGACAACGTTTGATTCTTTTGATAGAGGCTGCGAACCTTTTCAGGGTTACTTCTGTACTTTAACGGAATACCATCAAGATTTTGGTTATGATATAGCGTTTCCTTCGGTAGACATTAAAAATTGCCTTGGCGAATACTTGTCTGTGCTGGGTATGAAGCAACTGCGGCTGGCAGAAACTGAAAAATATGCGCATGTCACTTTTTTTCTTAATGGCGGTGTTGATACGCCTTTTCCTGGAGAAGACCGGATATTAGTGCCATCGCCAAAAGTTAGAACTTATGACTTACAACCGGAAATGAATGCGGGAGAGGTTACTGATCATTTGGTCGAGGCAATAACCGGCGGTAAATACGATGTCATTATTTGTAATTATGCCAACTGCGACATGGTTGGTCACACCGGCATCATTCCTGCGGCGATTCTTGCTGTAGAGGCTGTTGATAAAGCCTTGCAACGCGTGGTTGATGCGTTAAAGTCTGTTGATGGACAGCTCTTGTTAACGGCTGATCATGGTAATATTGAACAAATGCTTGATAAAGTGACAGGGCAACCGCACACTGCGCATACGACAAACCAGGTGCCGTTGGTTTATGTCGGCGGGCATAAGCCATTAGCTTCTGGTGGTGGTTTATCGGATTTAGCGCCAACTATGCTGGCTATTTTAGGTGTCGAGCAACCCGTTGAAATGACGGGACGATCTCTTATTAATGTTGCTTGA
- a CDS encoding S41 family peptidase, which produces MLKKKTIFILSLGIMLGVFMGICGSVFAERSNTDVATETEVLPYEDLRTFTEIFGRIKRDYVEPVSDKKLLEDAIRGMLSGLDPHSAYLVAEEYQELKEGTTGQFGGLGIEVTMENGFIKVVSPIDDTPAQKAGIKAGDLIIKLDDKPVKGMSLADAVKLMRGEPGSKIVLTIVREGEETPLKLTLARDIIKVKSVKSRILEKGYGYLRISSFQSGTGDSLKEALAALKKENGGALKGLVLDLRNNPGGVLNAAVEVSDAFLKSGLIVYTEGRIENSEMRFNASPDDLIDGAPIVVLINGGSASASEIVAGALQDQKRAVIMGEKSFGKGSVQTILPTSNGAAVKMTTARYYTPSGRSIQAEGIEPDVTLARVKLEALGKGDFTPVKESDLSGHLQSGKGAVNDKKDGLDKDKDKLDVADYSLHEALNLLKGISIIKK; this is translated from the coding sequence ATGCTAAAAAAGAAAACTATTTTTATTTTATCCTTAGGGATTATGTTGGGTGTTTTTATGGGTATCTGCGGCAGTGTATTTGCCGAGCGAAGTAATACCGATGTTGCAACCGAAACCGAAGTACTGCCTTATGAGGATTTGCGGACATTTACGGAAATTTTTGGGCGGATAAAAAGAGATTATGTCGAGCCCGTTTCTGATAAAAAATTATTGGAAGATGCTATTAGAGGCATGTTGAGCGGTCTTGATCCGCATTCTGCTTATTTGGTTGCTGAGGAATATCAGGAATTAAAAGAAGGTACTACCGGACAATTTGGTGGTTTGGGTATCGAGGTGACTATGGAAAACGGCTTTATAAAAGTAGTTTCACCTATCGATGATACACCAGCCCAAAAAGCGGGAATAAAAGCCGGAGACCTTATTATCAAATTGGATGATAAGCCGGTAAAGGGCATGTCTTTGGCGGATGCAGTCAAGCTGATGCGTGGTGAGCCTGGTAGTAAAATTGTCCTGACCATTGTTCGTGAAGGCGAAGAAACACCGTTAAAATTAACGTTGGCCCGCGACATTATAAAAGTTAAGAGCGTTAAGAGCAGGATACTGGAAAAAGGCTACGGTTATCTGCGTATTAGCAGTTTTCAATCAGGCACAGGCGATTCTCTAAAAGAAGCACTGGCTGCACTGAAAAAAGAAAACGGCGGTGCATTAAAAGGCCTGGTTCTTGATTTAAGAAATAACCCCGGCGGTGTTTTAAATGCAGCAGTGGAAGTGAGTGATGCTTTTCTAAAAAGTGGTCTCATTGTTTACACGGAAGGACGTATTGAAAATTCAGAGATGCGTTTTAATGCATCACCTGATGATTTGATTGATGGTGCGCCTATCGTGGTTTTGATCAACGGTGGTTCTGCATCGGCATCAGAGATTGTCGCAGGTGCGTTACAGGATCAAAAACGCGCTGTTATCATGGGCGAAAAATCATTCGGTAAAGGCTCAGTACAAACGATATTGCCGACAAGTAATGGTGCAGCAGTAAAAATGACGACAGCTCGCTATTACACGCCTTCAGGTCGCTCAATACAAGCTGAAGGTATTGAGCCTGATGTAACCTTGGCGCGTGTTAAGTTGGAGGCTTTGGGTAAAGGCGATTTTACGCCTGTTAAAGAATCGGATTTGTCGGGTCATTTACAGAGTGGAAAAGGTGCTGTTAATGACAAAAAAGATGGCTTGGATAAAGACAAGGACAAACTGGATGTAGCAGACTATTCCTTGCATGAAGCCTTAAATTTATTAAAAGGCATTAGTATTATCAAGAAATAA